Part of the Gemmatimonadota bacterium genome, GTCAACTGATCAGATCAGTCGTCACACCTCCGTTGTTTAGATATCATACTTCCTCCTTTCTTTTGCGCCGCCGTGCTGCAGTACGGGACGCGGTCCATGCCGATGCATCAACATGCCGGACATGATCCGGCGTCAAATCCCCGCGACAGCCGGGGATTAAATCCGCAAGTCCTATTGTCTCATCAAGATACGGAAATCCGAAAGGCCTCCTGAGATTCCACGGGAGCGGATGCAGTTTTACGGGTTCGCCACCCAATTTCGGCACACAGGCCATCTACATATACGTGGGCTATCTACACGTACGCCGGTTTCAATGCCGCGTGGCGCCGCGTGCCGGTCTCAATGCCGCGTCCAAGTCAAACGTACTCCGGTTTCAGCGCGACCCCGAAGCCGGGACGGTCAGGCGGTACGATCACGCCGCCGGATACCACGGGCTCGTCCGGCAGGATCATGTCCTCCGGGTCGTTCCACCGGTCGGGATGGGTCTCCGCGAGATCCATACAGTCGGTTGCGACGACCAGGTGCAGCCCCCAGATCTCGCCGCCCCGGTGAGGGCATACGGGCACGTCATGTGCTCTTGCCAGTTCCAGGATGCGCAGGCCCGCGGTAATGCCTCCGCACCAGGTGATATCGGGCTGCCACAGATCCAGGGCCCCGGCGCGGGCAATGGCGCCGAAGGCGTGGTGCGAGAAGTCGTGCTCGCCGCCGGCCAGGAGCACGGGCGCCAGCCGCGGCCGGAGTTCGGCCAGCTCGTCAAGATGATCGGGAGTCATGAGATCCTCGAACCAGTAGGGTTCGTATTCTCCCAGAAGTTCGCGCATCCGCAGGGCGACTTCGGCGTCCCAGGACATGTAGCAGTCGAACATGAGCAGCGCATCCCGGCCGAACATCCCGCGACACCGGGCCGCCAGCGCCGCGGCCGTGTCGTAGTCGGCGTCTTCCCGCCACTGGTGGGAGCACTTTACGGCGGTGTATCCCAGGTCGCGGACCCGGGCCGGATCGCCCCCCGTCGCGTAGGCGCGCACCGTTTCCTTCCTCAACCCCCCGATCAGTTCATACACCGGCTTGTCTTCGGCCTTGCCCAGCAGGTCCCACAGGGCCAGGTCGATACCGCTCAGGGCCATGATCACGATCCCGTTGCGGCCGTAAGGCAGGGATTTGAAATAGAGATGGTCCCAGATATCGCGGATATCGTCCACATGGCCGATCCGCCTGCCGACCAGGGCGTCGCGCAGGTGTCCGTTGACGATCAGCTTGCCCGGTTCCCCGCCGCCGCCGCATCCGTACCCCACCAAGCCGGCATCCGTCTCGACCCGGACCACGATCTGCCAGTAGTATTCCTGCCAGGCGCCCGTCCCTTTCTTTCTCCATTCCGGATAGACGGCCCTGATGTCCGTGATTTTCATGTCAGATCGGAAAGCCAGGCGTGTTGCGCGTGAGCGAAACGAAGGCAGAACCGGACTCTACCCGAGGCAGGGGATGCGTGGGTGCGGTGTGGTATGATTGAATGGGCGCTAGTGGGATCGAACCACTGACCTCCACGATGTCAACGTGGCACTCTAACCATCTGAGCTAAGCGCCCTGCATTTCGCGCATTCCAAAGTGTGCTCGCGACCCCGAATGCCGAGGGCCGGACTCGAACCGGCACGGACTATTGAGGTCCGGGAGATTTTAAGTCTCCTGTGTCTACCAATTCCACCACCCCGGCATACCCGTCCCGATATCTCCCAACACAACGGCAACATGGTATGGTGAGCACCCCGGCAAGTCAAGGGAAATTGGTTCACGCCCAGCCTGCTCGAGGGCCGGATGCAACCAGTTGCAATCCGTTGGTTTTTTTATTTCCTCTTAAGTAATTGCACCCACTCAATATCGCCTGTTACGAGAAACTCATCGGCTCCTATCTTCGTAATGGTCCCATCATCACGTATCCAATGAGCATCCTGAAGAGACAGGCTGTGTTTTGTTTCACGGCTACTCATTCTTTTAGGCCATCCCACCAGTTTTTCTCCACTACCTAGTTTGACCAGAACCCAATGGTGAGGTAGTCGGAACGCTCCATCCCATGGCTGAGCGTCGTGGGATTGTCGAGTCAGTCCGATCTTTCTGAGTATCCTCATCCAGTCTTTGTTTATCGCAAGCGACCAGTACTACTGAAATAACCACGGATATTCCAGATAGTGCCACTATACTCCACATATCCACTGCAGGGAACATCGTCAGGCTCTCGCCGGATGTAGCCGGCTTTACGGCGATCTGAAGACCAGATAAGAAACCAGATTCGGCAAGAATTGAATAGACGACATATACTACAAAGCTCAATGCCAAGGCTTGGGCAGTTAGTCGAAGCGGGGCTTTTTCTCTAGTTCCTGTAAGAAGCTCAACGAGAGTTACTGTAAAGAAACCTGGCAGTAGAACGATCAATATGTAGATCGCCTGAACGGAGCTGGGCATCCTAGTCACTTTCTACATTTACCGACCCAGATTGATCGCTTTGACTGTTCTCGCCATTGCTTGGGGGAGGATTTGGCGAGATCATCTCCGGAGTAATGTCAGGCATGGTTTCGATTCCTGGCGAATCTTCATTTACACTTCTTGTCTCCACATCATGTTGCTCCCCGGAAACTTGTCTTTCCTCAGACATATTAGTCTCCTTACGTCGACAGAATCTATTCGGGTTTGTTATGCCGAGAACATTATCAGCAATGCATCCTGACTTCAACTCAGTGTCAGACTGCAATCTAGATATGCGGTTTGAGAGCAAACGCAGAAACTGCGGGTGCCATCAGACACTGTAGTTTAGTTATCATGATAGAAGATACTCAACATACCGCCATTGGGAAACTCTCTTCGACAATTCTGTTTCATGTAATCCATACCTGATGCCTTAAACGGGCGTAGTGAACATGATTTCACGACGAGACAAGACGATCCTCCATTTTCTCCGAAGTATGCGCGCGAAACCGTTGAACCAGAATATGAACACGTGTGCAGAACAGGTCAAAAAAACGAAAGCTTCAGAAAACCTGCGTCAGGCAGGGAGACAGATTGGCAGGAACCGGGACGGCCAATGCCGTCATACACTCCGGCTGTTCAACCGGTCCCGCCCGGTCCCGCCTTGTTACATCACTGTACAGCAGGCCAGTCCGGCTTTGATAACCGGACTGGCCTGCTGAGCGTTCTTTAGCCTATGGCGTCTTTTAAAGCCTTGCCCGCCGTAAACTTGGCCACGTTTCTCGCCGCGATCGTAATGGACTCGCCCGTACCGGGATTTCGCCCCTGGCGAGCAGCACGCTTCGATACGCTGAACGTGCCGAAGCCGATCAGCGTGACGGAATCGCCGTCACTGAGACTGCTTTTGATGGCGTCGAGTGCAGCGGCGACTGCGCTATCGGCCTGTGCCTTGGACAACCCGGTAGCATCAGCAACCTTACCGGCCAATTCTGTGCGATTCATTGATTACCCTCCAGATAAAATAATGGGAGTAATGCACCCCGATAGAGTGCGAGAATTCCCGCGACAGACCGTAACAAGGTCCTGTACTAGCGGGCGAACTACGTGAATTGTACGTGCAATATATATCCGTACGCGATACCGTATGCAAGTTTTTTATTCACTGTACATCTGTGTGGCACTGCGACGGGCCGGGCGATTTCATTGATTTCGACGGTCGAAATCTCTATTTTTTGTCTTAGCATGCCTGATCAGCCTCCGCCTAAAACAGTCCTGCTCCTGATGCCGACGACGACCTACCGGGCCGGTCCCTTTCTGGACGCCGCCCGCCGGATGAACCTGGAAGTCGTCATGGGCTCAGACTTCTGCCACGTGCTGGCGGAAGAATGGGACATCCCGCTTTCGCTGCGATTCAGGCACGTGTCCCAGGCGGTGGAGGATATCGTGTCCTTCGCCCGCGGCCAGGCTCTCGACGCCATCATACCGGTCGACGACTATACGACCGAGATCGCGGCCAGGGCGTGCCAGGCCCTCGGCATTCCGCACAACACGCCCGAAGCGGCCGTTGCGGCGCGTAACAAGCACCGCATGCGCGAAATGCTCTCCGCGGCCGGGGAATGGTGTCCGTATTTCGCTCGCTTCGACGTGACGGTCCCCGTCGAGGAAATCGCGCTGGAGCAGCCCTATCCGTGTGTGCTTAAGCCTGTCCTGCTTTCGGGCAGCCGGGGCGTCATCCGGGCCGATTCACCCGCGGAGTTCATAGAGGCCTTTAATCGAATAGGCCGCATGCTCGGCAGGGCGTCGGACAGACCGCCCGACCTGGACCCCGACGCCAACCGCATCATGGTGGAATCCTATATTCCGGGCGCAGAGGTGGCCCTGGAGGGCCTGTTGACCGGCGGCCGCCTGCGTGTGCTCGCGCTTTTCGATAAACCGGATCCGCTGGAAGGCCCCTTTTTCGAAGAGACGATTTACGTGACGCCTTCGCGTTTGCCCGAAGCGACGCAACACATCGTGTCCGAAGCCGTTCAGCGGGCTTCCGCGGCCGTGGGTCTCTCGGAGGGACCCGTCCATGCCGAGCTGCGGGTCCGCCACGGCAGGGCCCGGATGATTGAAATCGCCGGCCGGTCCATCGGGGGCCTGTGCTCGCGGATCCTGGAATACGGACTCGGGGTAAGCCTGGAGGAACTCATCCTGCGTCACGCGCTGGGCGAAGACGTGGACGGTATCAACGGCGGGACGGTGGGTTTCGACAGGGCGGAAACCGGTACGAAGGCCGCGGGCGTGATGATGCTGCCCGTGCCGGAAGGCGGACTGTTCCAGGGATATGACGGCGTGGACGCGGCGAAGAAGGTCCGGGGCGTGGAGGACGTGGTCATCACCGCCAGGGAAGGCGACATGCTGACCCCGTTGCCGGAAGGCGCCAGCTATCCTGGTTTCATCTTTGCGAAAGGGGACGAGCCCGGCCAGGTGGAGCAGGTGCTGCGAAAGGCCCATGGCCGGCTGCACATGCGCGTCAAAACGGTCCTGTCCACGTGAGAGAAAAGGCCTTCTCGGCTTGGCTTCACGGCAATCTGCATGACTCTGGCGCGCGGCAACGGCGGAAGGACCAGGGAAGGCTTTTATGCGCCGTTTCGGGACTTGAGGATTTCAGGACCTGGACAAAACGGAAGGTGAACCACCCGAACCAAAAGAACTAAAAAGGGAGATGAGCACCGTGTCAAAGCACTACGAGCGGGTTATGGAGATCTACCGGGAGGTAAGCGACCTGCGCGGGGCCGCGGCCCTGATGGGGTGGGACCAGGAGACCTATATGCCCCCCAGGGGCGCCGCCACGCGGGGCCGGCAGCTTGCCACCATTTCCGGCTTGATCCATGAGCGGATTACATCCGACGAAATGCGCGGAGCCCTGGGCGAGGCCCGTTCGGAATCCCTGGCACCCGACCAAGAGGTCAACATCCGCGAAATCGCGCGGGACAGCGACCGCGCGGTCAGGATCCCCGTCACCCTGGTCAAGGCGCTGGCGGAAACGAGTTCGGCCGCCATAGGCGTCTGGATCAAGGCCCGGCAGGAAGACGATTTCAAGGCTTTTGCGCCGTGGGTCGCCAGGCTGGTCGACCTCCAGCGCCAGACCGCCGAGGCGGTCGGATACGAAGACGAACCCTACGACGCGCTGCTCGACGAATACGAACCCGGCGCCACTACGAAAGAAACCGCTGCGGTCCTGGATTCGATCCGCGCTCCCCTCGTCGACCTGGTGCAACGCATCGGATCGTCGGGCGTCGAACCCCGTACCGACTTCCTGGAAAGAGACTACACCATCGACGATCAACGGCGCATGGGCGTCATGGCGGCCGAACGCATGGGCTTCGACTTCGAGTCGGGCCGTTTGGACATATCCCCCCATCCGTTCTGCACGCACCTGGGCGTGAACGACGTCCGGATGACGACGCGGTACGCCGAAAACCTGCCCATGCAGTCCTTCTACGGCGTGATCCACGAAGCGGGGCACGGTCTCTACGAACAGGGGCAGGACCCGGCGCACGAGGGCACGCCCCGGGGCGCGTCGGTATCCCTCGGCATCCACGAATCCCAGTCGCGCCTGTGGGAGAACATGGTCGGCCGGAGCCGGGCTTTCTGGCAGTACTTCTACCCCGAATTCGCCGCCGTCTTTCCCGATCAGACCGCGGATGTGAGCGAAGCAGAAATCTATGCCGCGGTGAACGAAGTAAAACCTTCACTCATCCGGGTCGAAGCGGATGAAATCACCTACAACCTGCACATCCTGCTCCGGTTCGAAATAGAGCGCGGCCTGTTCGCGGACGAATACGCGGCCGGCGATCTCCCCGCGGTCTGGAACGAGAAGATGAAAGCGTTCCTCGGTATCGAGCCGCCCGACGACAAGGACGGCGTGCTGCAGGATATCCACTGGTCGCACGGCAGCTTCGGATATTTCCCCACCTATACCCTGGGCAATCTATACGCCGCCCAGTTCTACCGCGCCGCCGAACGCGACATGCCCGGCCTGTCGGACCAGGTCGCCCGCGGAGAGCTGCTGCCGCTGCGGGACTGGCTCAAGGAGAACATCCACCTGCCCGGGATGACCTACCGCGCCGGAGATCTTGTGCGGCACGTGACTGGAGAGCCGCTCACCGCGGACTGTTTCCTGACCTACATCCACGACAAGTACAGCGCGCTCTACAGTCTATGAGAACCGTGGACGATTCCTCCACACCGAAGGTAGCGACACCGCGGGCCGTGGCGATCGGCCTGGCGCTGGCCGTGGTCGTCAACGTTTTTTCACTGACGAGCCACTACCTCCTGGGATATGCCCACCTTACCTTCGCCCACATCGACCTGGCCCTGCTGATTCCCTTCCTCCTGGGCGTCCTCGGCCCCAACATGCTGCTGAAAGCGTACCGCCCCGCATGGGGACTTCGCTCGCGGGAACTGCTGTTCGTCTTTGTCCTGGGCTGGGTCGGCTTCATGGTGCCGACCTGGGGGATGTCCAACTACGTGGTAGGCATCATGGCTACGGCGGAATACTACGCCTCCCCGGAGAACCAGTGGCGCGAACTGTTCTTCCCCTATCTCCCGGACTGGGTGGTCGTCACCAACGAACAGAACGCGAACCGGGACTACTACTGGGGGCTGCCCGAAAACAGGCCGATTCCGTGGGCCGCCTGGATCATCCCCAGTTTCTGGTGGCTGTCCTTCTTCGCCGGGCTCCTGGCGGTCGGGCTATGCTTCGTCATCCTGATGCGCAGGCAGTGGGTGGAGCACGAACGGCTTTCCTATCCCGTCGCGCAGGTACCGGTCGTCCTGACGGAAACGGACGATGCAAGAGAGGCGGTCGTGCCGACGATCATGCGTAACCGCCTGTTCCTCATAGGCGCCGTGGCCACCTTTTCCATCATGCTCTGGAACACCGCGGCTTACTGGACCCAGTGGCTGTCGTTTCCCGTCGACGCCAACACCTTGTTCAACGTCGAACTCGGCCGCGCCTTTCCGGCGCACCCCATCCGCATGAATGTCCTCACCTTCGCCTTCTCCTACTTCATCAACGTGGACATCCTGTTCAGCGTCTGGTTCTTCCAGATCATCAACACGCTGGAGCAGGGCATCCTGGCCCGTGTCGGGATTACCGCCGACTCGGGTACCGCCGTACCGGGCGGCCTGGTGGCGGTTCAGTTCATCGGCGGCATGGTGGCCTTTGCGCTCTGGGGATTCTGGATCGCCCGACGGCACCTGGGGAACGTGTGGCGGCACATCCTGGGAAAGGACACCAGCCTGCGCGACGATGATGAGTTCTTTTCTTACCGGGCCGCGCTGGTAACGGGCGCCTGCGGACTGGCATACATCGTCTGGTGGCTGCACGCGGTGGGCATGTCCTTCCCGGTTATCGTCGTTTTCCTCATCCTGCTGTTCCTCTTCTACTTCGCGCTGTGCCGCGTGATGGCGGAATCGGGCCTGGTCTTCCTGGACCTGCCCATCAACGCTCACCAGTTCACCGTCGCCATGCTGGGATCCGCCTCCCTTTCCCCGCAGAACCTGACGGGTCTCGGCCTGGGAAGCGCCTTCGCCCGCAACTGGAAGACCTTCACGATGATCACACCTTCCCACGTCGCGCGGCTGCAGTCCGTACTGGGCATGTCGG contains:
- a CDS encoding HU family DNA-binding protein; translation: MNRTELAGKVADATGLSKAQADSAVAAALDAIKSSLSDGDSVTLIGFGTFSVSKRAARQGRNPGTGESITIAARNVAKFTAGKALKDAIG
- a CDS encoding mandelate racemase/muconate lactonizing enzyme family protein, whose amino-acid sequence is MKITDIRAVYPEWRKKGTGAWQEYYWQIVVRVETDAGLVGYGCGGGGEPGKLIVNGHLRDALVGRRIGHVDDIRDIWDHLYFKSLPYGRNGIVIMALSGIDLALWDLLGKAEDKPVYELIGGLRKETVRAYATGGDPARVRDLGYTAVKCSHQWREDADYDTAAALAARCRGMFGRDALLMFDCYMSWDAEVALRMRELLGEYEPYWFEDLMTPDHLDELAELRPRLAPVLLAGGEHDFSHHAFGAIARAGALDLWQPDITWCGGITAGLRILELARAHDVPVCPHRGGEIWGLHLVVATDCMDLAETHPDRWNDPEDMILPDEPVVSGGVIVPPDRPGFGVALKPEYV
- a CDS encoding ATP-grasp domain-containing protein, with the translated sequence MPDQPPPKTVLLLMPTTTYRAGPFLDAARRMNLEVVMGSDFCHVLAEEWDIPLSLRFRHVSQAVEDIVSFARGQALDAIIPVDDYTTEIAARACQALGIPHNTPEAAVAARNKHRMREMLSAAGEWCPYFARFDVTVPVEEIALEQPYPCVLKPVLLSGSRGVIRADSPAEFIEAFNRIGRMLGRASDRPPDLDPDANRIMVESYIPGAEVALEGLLTGGRLRVLALFDKPDPLEGPFFEETIYVTPSRLPEATQHIVSEAVQRASAAVGLSEGPVHAELRVRHGRARMIEIAGRSIGGLCSRILEYGLGVSLEELILRHALGEDVDGINGGTVGFDRAETGTKAAGVMMLPVPEGGLFQGYDGVDAAKKVRGVEDVVITAREGDMLTPLPEGASYPGFIFAKGDEPGQVEQVLRKAHGRLHMRVKTVLST
- a CDS encoding carboxypeptidase M32 — encoded protein: MSKHYERVMEIYREVSDLRGAAALMGWDQETYMPPRGAATRGRQLATISGLIHERITSDEMRGALGEARSESLAPDQEVNIREIARDSDRAVRIPVTLVKALAETSSAAIGVWIKARQEDDFKAFAPWVARLVDLQRQTAEAVGYEDEPYDALLDEYEPGATTKETAAVLDSIRAPLVDLVQRIGSSGVEPRTDFLERDYTIDDQRRMGVMAAERMGFDFESGRLDISPHPFCTHLGVNDVRMTTRYAENLPMQSFYGVIHEAGHGLYEQGQDPAHEGTPRGASVSLGIHESQSRLWENMVGRSRAFWQYFYPEFAAVFPDQTADVSEAEIYAAVNEVKPSLIRVEADEITYNLHILLRFEIERGLFADEYAAGDLPAVWNEKMKAFLGIEPPDDKDGVLQDIHWSHGSFGYFPTYTLGNLYAAQFYRAAERDMPGLSDQVARGELLPLRDWLKENIHLPGMTYRAGDLVRHVTGEPLTADCFLTYIHDKYSALYSL